In Streptacidiphilus sp. P02-A3a, the DNA window GGTACTGCCTGGAGGAGCCGCCGGGCGACGGCTGACCGGCCCGGCCGGGCCACCGCGCGGTGGCCGCGGCCGGGGCCCTAGCGGAAGGCGCCGGACGAGCGGTCGACCCGCACGTCCAGCAGCGACTCAAGGTGCCCGGGCTGGTCCACCGGGGGCGAACCCTCCGGGCGGTAGCGGGCGGTGTGGCTCTCCCAGTGGAAGTAGCCGGCCATCCAGGCGGCCAGGCCCTCCGCGTACCGCTCGACGGCCCGCCGCTGGACCCGGTCCAGGCCCAGGCGTACGCACATCTCCGGTACCTCGTGCGAGAGTTGCTGGTACTGGTCGATCATCCACTGGGTCTCGGCCTGCACCGCGGCGGCGGCCTCCGCGCGCCCGCACTGCCGCTGGTGCTGCAGGATCACCACCAGGTTGTACACGTCGCCGCGGGGTGCCTCCTTGTTGTAGGAGTACACGTCGTTGCTGAACGCGGGAGCGTCGGCGGCGAGTTGGCGCATCAGCTTGAGCTGCGGGCTGTGGAAGGCGGCGGCCGGGATCTCGTCCGCGAACCGCTCGATCATGTCCAGTACCGTCTCGGTGCCGTCCGCACCCCGGCGCAGCATCAGGTACGCCGACCGGTCGGGGACGTCCACCGAGGACTCGGTGGCCCGCAGCCGCCCCAGCGCCTCGCTCGGGTGCGCGGAGAAGTACCACTCCCAGTTACTCGCCGCCCGCGCCCGCCAGCGTGGGGACATCCCCTCGGAACAGCGCCGCCACAGGTCCGCGAAGGAGGAGTTCACCGGTGAGTCGGGGATCCGCTTGGTGTCCCCGTGGACGATGGCGACCAGCGAGTCGCAGGCCTGGGTGACGTCGGCCGGGCGCAGCCCCAACTCGCCGTCGAACTGGTCGTCGAAGAGGAAGTAGAAGCTGAACAGGTCGGTAGCCAGGGCAAGTTCGTCGGCATCGAGGTCCGGAAAGCTGCGCGCGGCAAGGTCGGGCATGTCCCAGCGGTGGTAGAGCTCGATCGCCTCGGGGCTGGTGAGCATGCCGTGCGACTGGAGCCAGTCGAGGTTGTGCGCGGTGGCTGATGCTTGATGGGTGCTGATGCGCCTGGGGAAAGGGAGGTTCAGCTCCACGATTGGATTGCATCTCCTCTCACAGTCGGACTCAAGTGTTCACGACGCTACTAGAAAGTGTCACTTTCAAGCAGTCTGCAATCAGTCACTCGGCCCTGGGACAGCGGGGTGGGGGTGCCGGGTTCCGACACTGGCGAAGTCCAGTGATACGACGTCAAAAGGTATGTGAGCGGCCATCGGAGTGGATAGCCTCGGGGCACGGAGACTGGCGAGTGGGAGCGAACAGTGACCGATCACGGAGTGCACGGGCACGGAGCCGAGGGACGGGCGCTCTACGAGCGCGCGGAACTGACCGAACAGGCCGAGGCGGCGCTCAGCCGGCTCTGCGGCGGCTTCCGGGAAGGCGGTACCAACCTCGGCGACCTGCTGCTCTACAGCGGCTCGGCCGGGTTCGGGAAGACCGCCGTGCTCGCCGAACTGCGCCGCGCGGCCACCGCCCGGGGCGCGCTGATCCTCTCCTCCCGAGGCGGTGAGCAGCAGCGCAAGGCCCCGTTCCACGTGGTGCGGCAGCTGCTCCAGCCGCTGCTCGCGAAGCTCGGCGAGCAGGAGCAGCGGGAGCTGCTGGAGGCCTGGTACGACATCGCCGCCCCGGCGCTGGGCCTGGTCCCGGCCGTGCCGCAGCAGCCCGGGGCGCTGCTGGAGCCGCAACGTGAGGGCGTCAACCAGGCCTTGGACTGGCTGCTGACCCAACTGGCGGTCCGCCGGGGCCCGCTGGTGGTGATCGTGGACGACCTGCACTGGATCGACGCCGAGTCGCTGGACTGGCTGAGCGGTTTCGTCGGGCGGCTCCCCGGACTGCCGGTGCTGCTGGCCCTGGCCTTCCGCCCGGAGGACCTGCCGGACTCGGCCCGCCCGCTGCTGGAGTACGGCGCGGTGGCCACCCAGCACCGGGCGGAGGGTCAGATCGGCGTCCAGATGCAGCTGCGGACGCTCGGCCCGGCCTCGACCGAGCACCTGATCCGCAAGGAGCTGGGCGAGGACGCGGACGACATGTTCTGCCGCGAGGCCTGGTCGATCACCGGCGGCAGCCCGTTCGACCTGGTCGCGCTGATCGCCAAGATGAAAGACCGGGGCCTGGGCCCGGTCGACGAGAACATCCGCGAGCTGCGCGGGCTGGTCGCCGCCAGCCGGGGCCACGGCATCTCCAAGCGGCTCTCCCTGTTCGGCCCGGACACCACCCGCTTCGCCTACGCGGCGGCGGTGCTGGACACCGAGATCAACCCGGACATCGCCGGGCGGATGGCCGTGCTGAACCCGGCCGGCCAGCGGACCGCCGTGGAACGGCTCTGCGAGGAGCGGATCCTGCGCGAGTCGATGGACGCGAAGGGCCGCCCGGTGCTCGAGTTCGTGCACCCGACCATCGGCACCGCCGTCTACCAGAGCATGCTGCTGTCCGCGATGCGGACCTCGCTGCACGGCAAGGCGGCGGCCGAGGTGATCGCGGACGGCGCGAGCGCCGCCACCGCCTCCCGGCACCTGCTGGAGACCTATCCCGAGGACGATCCGGCCGTCGTGGTCATCCTGCGGCAGGCCGCCGTCGAGCACATGGCCATGGGCGCGCCGGAGGCCGCCCGGCGCTGCCTGGAGCGCGCGCTGGCCGAGCCCCCGGCCGAGGAGTACCGCGCCGACGTGCTGTTCGAGCTCGGCCGCTCGGCGCTGCTGACCGACCCGCACGCCACCGTCAACCACCTGCGCCAGGCGCTGGGCGCCGCCCCCGGACTGAACCCGCGCCGCCGCGAGGAGGCCACGCTCCGGCTCGGCCAGGCCCTCGGCCACAGCAACCGGATGGCCGAGGCCGCGCAGGTCACCGCCGACGAGATCACCCGCACCCCGCAGGGGCCCGGCCGGGTCCGACTGCAGGCCGCCTACTACATGTGGCGGGCCTTCCTGCGCGACCAGGAGGACGGCGCCGAGTGCTCCGCCCGGCTCGCGGAACTCTCCGACGAGCTCTCGGCCGAACTGTCGGACGGCCTCCAGGACACCTCGGAGGCCGGGCCGCGCGCGGTCAAGGTGGTCCGCGCCTGGGACCTGGCGATGCGCGGCGCCGACGCCGCGGAGACCCTGGCCCTGGCCGAGCACGCCTTCGAGGACGGCCGGCTGATCGACGGCCTCGGCTGGACCAACACCACCTGGGGCTTCGAGATCCCGATCCTGCTCGGGCTCAGCTACGCCTACAACGACCGGCTCGACCTGGCGTCCAGGCTGGCCAACGAGGGCGCCCGGAGCATCGAGCTGGCCGGTTGGAGCGGCGGCCACCAGGCGTTCACCAGCTTCCTCGGCGGGATGGTGCTGAACCGCTGGGAGCGGCTCAAGGAGGCCGAGGCGCTGCTGCGGACCACCCTGCGCCGCTCCGACCGGCTCGGCCGGAACACCCCGTTGCAGTGGGACATCGTCGGCGTGCTGATCGACACCCTGCTCGGCCGGGGCCGGGTGGACCAGGCGGTGGAGCTCGCCGCCGAGTACCACTTCGAGGCGCCCTATCCCGAGGTCATGGCCCTGCCCGACGCGCCCACCCTGCACGGACGACTGCTGCTCGCGCAGAACCGGCGCAAGGAGGCCGCCGAGGAGCTGGCCGAGGCGGGGGTACAGCTCCGGGCCAGGGGCTGGCGCAACACCGTCTGGGCGCCCTGGGCCGGACACCTGGCCCAGGCGATCGCGCCGGAGGAGCCGGAACGGGCCAGGGAGCTGGCCGCCGAGGCGCTCGCCCAAGCCCGGGTGCACGGCACCAACTCGGCCGTCGGCACCGCCCTGCGACTGTCCGCCTCGGTCGCCGAACCGGGCGAGGCCCTGGGCCTGCTGGAGCAGGCGGTGGAACGGCTCGGCCAGTCACCGGCGGCGTACGAGTACGCGCTGGCGCTGGTCGACCAGGGCGCGGCGCTGCGCCGGGCGGGTCGGCCGCGGGACGCCATCGCCCCGTTGGAGCAGGGTGTCGACCTGGCCGTGCAGTGCGGCGCGGACGGCCTGGTGCAGCGCGGCCGGGGCGAACTGGTGGCCTCCGGCGCCAGCCCGACCCGGGTGCACTCGGTGGTGGTGCGGGTGCTGAACCCGGAGGAGCGGCAGGTGGCGGTGCTGGCGGCGCGCGGGCTGGGGGTGGAGCGGATCGCCGAGGAGATGAACATCGGCGTCGGGGTCGTCGGCGCCCTGCTGGCCGCCGCGCACCGCAAGGTGGGCACCGGCCCCGAGGGCCTGGCGGCGGCGTTGGAGCAGGGGGAGTGAGCCGCGACCGGGACCGGACGGGGGAGCGCGGGGGAATAGCGGGTCCACCGGACCCGTTGCACCCTGGAAGCGAAACCGTCGAGACCGCCGAGCCGAAAGGGTCATCGCGCCATGAGCACGCTTGAGCTCACCAAGGACAACTTCAACGACACGGTGGAGGAGAACGGCTTCGTCCTGATCGACTTCTGGGCGTCCTGGTGCGGTCCGTGCCGGACTTTCGGACCGGTCTACGAGAAGGCCGCGGAGAGCCACCCCGACCTGGTGTTCGCCAAGGTGGACACCGAGGCGCAGCAGGAGCTGGCGGCGGCCTTCGAGATCCGCTCCATCCCCACCCTGATGATCATCCGCGACCGCACCGTGGTCTTCTCCCAGCCGGGCGCCCTCCCGGCGCCGGCCCTGGAGGACCTGATCAAGCAGGCCCGGGCGCTGGACATGGACGAGGTCCGCCGCGAGGTCGCCGAGCAGCAGGCCCAGGGCAGCGCCGAATAACCCGCTGACCTGACCTGCCTCGGCCCGAGCCGGGCCGACCGCTCAGGGCCGACCGCTCAGGGCCGACCGGACCAGGAGCGCTGCGGTCGGTACTCGACCACGGTCAGGGCGAGCGCCACATGGCGGTCCACCAGCTCGTCCAGGGTCAGTTCGCCGTCCGGACGGAACCACTGGGCGACCGCGTTGCACATGGCGATCACGGTCCGCCGGGCCTCGTCCGGGTAGGGGGTGAGGAACACCCCCGCCGCCAC includes these proteins:
- a CDS encoding AAA family ATPase, giving the protein MTDHGVHGHGAEGRALYERAELTEQAEAALSRLCGGFREGGTNLGDLLLYSGSAGFGKTAVLAELRRAATARGALILSSRGGEQQRKAPFHVVRQLLQPLLAKLGEQEQRELLEAWYDIAAPALGLVPAVPQQPGALLEPQREGVNQALDWLLTQLAVRRGPLVVIVDDLHWIDAESLDWLSGFVGRLPGLPVLLALAFRPEDLPDSARPLLEYGAVATQHRAEGQIGVQMQLRTLGPASTEHLIRKELGEDADDMFCREAWSITGGSPFDLVALIAKMKDRGLGPVDENIRELRGLVAASRGHGISKRLSLFGPDTTRFAYAAAVLDTEINPDIAGRMAVLNPAGQRTAVERLCEERILRESMDAKGRPVLEFVHPTIGTAVYQSMLLSAMRTSLHGKAAAEVIADGASAATASRHLLETYPEDDPAVVVILRQAAVEHMAMGAPEAARRCLERALAEPPAEEYRADVLFELGRSALLTDPHATVNHLRQALGAAPGLNPRRREEATLRLGQALGHSNRMAEAAQVTADEITRTPQGPGRVRLQAAYYMWRAFLRDQEDGAECSARLAELSDELSAELSDGLQDTSEAGPRAVKVVRAWDLAMRGADAAETLALAEHAFEDGRLIDGLGWTNTTWGFEIPILLGLSYAYNDRLDLASRLANEGARSIELAGWSGGHQAFTSFLGGMVLNRWERLKEAEALLRTTLRRSDRLGRNTPLQWDIVGVLIDTLLGRGRVDQAVELAAEYHFEAPYPEVMALPDAPTLHGRLLLAQNRRKEAAEELAEAGVQLRARGWRNTVWAPWAGHLAQAIAPEEPERARELAAEALAQARVHGTNSAVGTALRLSASVAEPGEALGLLEQAVERLGQSPAAYEYALALVDQGAALRRAGRPRDAIAPLEQGVDLAVQCGADGLVQRGRGELVASGASPTRVHSVVVRVLNPEERQVAVLAARGLGVERIAEEMNIGVGVVGALLAAAHRKVGTGPEGLAAALEQGE
- the trxA gene encoding thioredoxin; translation: MSTLELTKDNFNDTVEENGFVLIDFWASWCGPCRTFGPVYEKAAESHPDLVFAKVDTEAQQELAAAFEIRSIPTLMIIRDRTVVFSQPGALPAPALEDLIKQARALDMDEVRREVAEQQAQGSAE
- a CDS encoding terpene cyclase encodes the protein MELNLPFPRRISTHQASATAHNLDWLQSHGMLTSPEAIELYHRWDMPDLAARSFPDLDADELALATDLFSFYFLFDDQFDGELGLRPADVTQACDSLVAIVHGDTKRIPDSPVNSSFADLWRRCSEGMSPRWRARAASNWEWYFSAHPSEALGRLRATESSVDVPDRSAYLMLRRGADGTETVLDMIERFADEIPAAAFHSPQLKLMRQLAADAPAFSNDVYSYNKEAPRGDVYNLVVILQHQRQCGRAEAAAAVQAETQWMIDQYQQLSHEVPEMCVRLGLDRVQRRAVERYAEGLAAWMAGYFHWESHTARYRPEGSPPVDQPGHLESLLDVRVDRSSGAFR